A part of Syngnathus acus chromosome 20, fSynAcu1.2, whole genome shotgun sequence genomic DNA contains:
- the LOC119139581 gene encoding palmitoyltransferase ZDHHC20-like isoform X1, translating into MAPMHVLRCCQRGLAWIPVIFIALVVCWSYYAYVVELCIFTITSIGKQVVYLIIFHLSFIMFVWSYWKTIFTKPANPSKEFCLAKAEKERYEKEERPESQQEILCRAAASLPLYTRTGAGAIRYCDRCQVIKPDRCHHCSACDMCVLKMDHHCPWVNNCVGFSNYKFFILFLAYSLLYCLFIAATVLQYFIKFWTLCRRKSAENCPKNDLQETHSHAKFHVLFLFFVAAMFCISILSLFSYHLWLVGKNRSTIEAFRAPVFRTGSDKNGFSLGFRKNIAQVFGDRKKYWLLPVFTSLGDGLTFPTRLVNADIEQPTAVSHPEPNKSEVIVSPLSESHNRLLNNEQHTNSTVQHVASNPIKSASNDTIAISMESES; encoded by the exons ATGGCGCCCATGCACGTACTGAGATGCTGTCAACGGGGATTAGCATGGATACCTGTGATTTTCATCGCTTTGGTCGTCTGCTGGTCCTATTATGCCTACGTGGTGGAGCTTTGCATAT TCACCATCACTAGTATAGGAAAGCAgg TTGTATACCTCATCATCTTCCATTTGTCCTTCATCATGTTTGTGTGGTCATACTGGAAGACCATCTTCACAAAGCCTGCCAACCCTTCCAAAGAG TTCTGCTTGGCCAAGGCGGAGAAGGAGCGCTACGAGAAGGAAGAGCGGCCAGAATCCCAGCAGGAGATTCTGTGTCGAGCCGCTGCCAGTTTGCCACTTTATACCCGCACCGGAGCAGGAG CAATTCGTTACTGCGACCGCTGTCAAGTTATCAAGCCCGACCGTTGTCACCACTGCTCCGCGTGCGACAT GTGTGTGCTAAAGATGGACCACCATTGTCCCTG GGTGAACAACTGTGTGGGCTTCTCCAATTACAAGTTCTTCATCCTCTTCTTGGCCTACTCGCTTCTTTACTGCTTGTTCATCGCAGCCACCGTGCTGCAGTATTTCATCAAGTTCTGGACC CTTTGCCGGAGAAAATCGGCTGAGAACTGTCCAAAG AATGACCTGCAGGAAACTCACTCACACGCCAAATTCCATGtcttgtttctcttttttgtgGCGGCCATGTTCTGCATCAGTATTCTCTCCCTCTTCAGCTACCACCTGTGGCTCGTCGGAAAGAACCGCTCCACCATCG AGGCGTTCAGAGCGCCCGTCTTTAGGACTGGGTCCGACAAGAACGGCTTTTCGTTGGGGTTCCGGAAAAATATAGCTCAGGTGTTTGGAGACCGGAAGAAATACTGGCTACTACCAGTCTTCACCAG TTTAGGAGACGGTCTGACGTTCCCCACTCGGCTCGTCAACGCCGACATCGAGCAGCCGACAGCCGTCTCGCACCCGGAGCCTAATAAAAG TGAAGTGATCGTGAGCCCACTCAGCGAGTCGCACAACCGCCTCCTGAACAATGAGCAGCACACTAACAGCACGGTACAACACGTGGCGAGTAATCCCATCAAGTCAG CCTCAAATGACACCATCGCCATCTCCATGGAGAGTGAGTCCTAA
- the LOC119139577 gene encoding E3 ubiquitin-protein ligase MARCHF6-like, with the protein MDTTEEADICRVCRSEGTPDKPLYHPCVCTGSIKFIHQECLVQWLKHSRKEYCELCKHRFAFTPIYSPDMPSRLPIQDICAGLLTSVGTAIRYWFHYTLVAFAWLGVVPLTACRIYKCLFTGSVSSLLTLPLDMLSTENLLADCLQGCFVVTCTLCAFISLVWLREQIVHGGAPQWLEQHQPPPPNAAGQANEAQAAGPGAADEAPAGQAAPAEPPAQNDAEPEPPDPPEQGDDPELEEEEGVAAEDADPNNGAQDDMNWNALEWDRAAEELTWERMLGLDGSLVFLEHVFWVVSLNTLFILVFAFCPYHIGHFSVVGLGFEEYVQASHFEGLITTIVGYILLAMTLILCHGLAALVRFQRSRRLLGVCYIVVKVSLLVVVEIGVFPLICGWWLDICSLEMFDASLKDREMSFKSAPGTTMFLHWLVGMVYVFYFASFILLLREVLRPGVLWFLRNLNDPDFNPVQEMIHLPIYRHLRRFILSVVVFGSIVLLMLWLPIRLIKLLMPTFLPYNVMLYSDAPVSELSLELLLLQVVLPALLEQGHTRQWLKGLVRAWTVSAGYLLDLHSYLLGEQEDVDPNQPVNNNNNNPPPGQHNNNNNPPPAVGEGLHAAHQAILQQGGPVGFQPYHRPLRFPFRIVLLIAFMCITLLVASLVCLTLPVFTGRWLMSFWTGSSKIHELYTAACGLYVCWLSIRGVTVLLAWMPQGRTVIVHKVQEWTFMILKTLVVALLVAGVIPLLLGLLFELVIVAPLRVPLDQTPLFYPWQDWALGVLHAKIIAAITLMGPHWWLKTVIEQVYANGIRNIDLHFIIRKLAAPVISVLLLSLCVPYVIAAGVVPAVGVTPEMEILMQRRIYPCLLMVVSLIGILSFQIRQFKRLYEHIKNDKYLVGQRLVNYERKAGRASSVPPSNPIIE; encoded by the exons ATGGACACGACCGAAGAAG CGGATATTTGTCGTGTCTGCCGCTCTGAGGGGACCCCAGACAAACCTCTGTATCATCCTTGCGTATGCACCGGCAGCATAAAATTCATTCACCAGGAATG TCTGGTCCAGTGGCTGAAACACAGCAGGAAGGAGTATTGTGAATTATGCAAGCACAGGTTTGCATTCACACCAA TCTACTCCCCAGACATGCCGTCACGTTTGCCCATTCAGGACATTTGTGCCGGCCTGCTGACTAGCGTGGGCACAGCCATTCGCTACTGGTTCCATTACACACTGGTGGCATTCGCTTGGCTTGGCGTGGTTCCTCTCACTGCAT GTCGCATCTACAAGTGTCTTTTTACCGGCTCCGTGAGCTCCCTTCTGACACTGCCGTTGGACATGCTCTCCAC AGAAAATCTGCTTGCTGACTGTCTGCAGGGGTGTTTTGTGGTCACATGCACCCTATGTGCGTTTATTAGCCTGGTGTGGCTCCGAGAGCAGATTGTCCACGGCGGCGCTCCGCAGTGGTTAGAACAGCACCAGCCTCCGCCACCCAATGCGGCCGGACAAGCCAACGAG GCGCAAGCAGCAGGCCCTGGAGCAGCAGATGAAGCCCCTGCCGGCCAAGCAGCCCCTGCAGAGCCGCCAGCCCAGAATGACGCCGAGCCAGAGCCCCCTGATCCGCCAGAGCAGGGGGATGACCCCGagctggaggaagaggaaggagtGGCTGCTGAAGATGCCGACCCAAATAATGGCGCGCAAG ATGACATGAACTGGAACGCTTTGGAGTGGGACAGAGCAGCCGAGGAGCTCACCTGGGAAAGG ATGCTCGGCTTGGATGGATCGCTGGTTTTTCTT GAGCATGTATTTTGGGTGGTGTCTCTCAACACACTCTTCATCCTGGTGTTCG CATTTTGTCCCTACCACATTGGACATTTCTCGGTTGTGGGTCTTGGTTTCGAGGAATAT gttCAAGCTTCCCATTTTGAAGGTTTAATCACAACCATTGTTGGCTACATCCTGCTGGCCATGACGCTTATACTGTGTCAC GGATTGGCTGCTCTGGTCCGGTTTCAGCGCTCCCGCCGTCTCCTTGGAGTCTGTTATATCGTTGTCAAG GTCTCTCTGCTAGTTGTTGTGGAGATTGGTGTTTTTCCACTGATATGTGGCTGGTGGCTTGACATCTGCTCTCTa GAGATGTTTGACGCCTCTCTGAAAGATCGAGAAATGAGTTTCAAATCGGCACCTGGCACCACCATGTTCCTTCATTGGCTTGTTGGGATGGTCTACGTCTTTTACTTTGCTTCCTTCATTCTACTTTTAAGAGAG gTGCTGAGGCCTGGGGTCCTGTGGTTTCTGAGAAACCTCAACGATCCCGATTTTAACCCAGTGCAGGAGATGATTCATCTTCCCATCTACAGACACCTGCGGCGCTTCATTCTGTCGGTGGTGGTGTTTGGCTCCATTGTGTTGTTAATGCTGTGGCTTCCCATCAGATTGATTAAACTACTGATGCCCACCTTCCTGCCATATAACGTCATGCTCTACAG CGATGCCCCAGTCAGCGAGCTGTCTTTGGAGCTATTATTACTTCAGGTCGTGCTGCCAGCTTTATTGGAGCAAGGACATACCCGCCAGTGGCTCAAAGGCTTAGTTCGGGCCTGGACAGTCAGTGCTGGATATTTATT AGATCTCCACTCGTACCTCCTTGGGGAGCAAGAGGACGTTGATCCTAACCAGCCggtgaacaacaacaacaacaatcctCCCCCGGGACAacataacaataataacaaccCGCCGCCAGCTGTTGGCGAGGGGCTGCACGCAGCCCACCAGGCCATCTTGCAGCAGGGTGGACCTGTGGGCTTCCAGCCATACCACAGACCTCTCCGCTTCCCATTCAGA ATTGTGCTACTGATTGCATTTATGTGCATCACCCTGCTGGTGGCTAGTCTTGTGTGCCTGACACTACCAG TGTTCACTGGACGCTGGCTAATGTCCTTCTGGACTGGAAGCTCCAAAATTCACGAGCTGTACACTGCAGCTTGCGGCCTGTACGTATGCTGGTTGTCCATCCGTGGAGTCACTGTACTGCTGGCTTGGATGCCCCAGGGACGCACTGTTATTGTGCACAAAGTTCAGGAATGGACGTTCATG ATCCTTAAAACCTTGGTCGTTGCTCTGCTGGTTGCTGGAGTCATCCCACTGTTGTTGGGTCTGCTGTTTGAGCTGGTCATTGTAGCTCCGCTCAGAGTACCTCTGGATCAAACACCCCTCTTCTACCCCTGGCAG GATTGGGCTCTTGGAGTGCTTCATGCCAAAATCATTGCGGCAATTACCTTGATGGGTCCTCATTGGTGGCTGAAAACTGTTATTGAACAG gtGTACGCCAATGGAATTCGCAACATTGATCTTCATTTCATTATTCGTAAACTGGCAGCCCCAGTTATCTcagtgctgctgctgtctctgtgtgtgcCCTACGTGATTGCGGCTGGGGTGGTGCCTGCTGTCG GGGTGACCCCAGAGATGGAGATTCTAATGCAGAGGAGAATATACCCCTGCCTCTTGATGGTGGTCTCACTTATTGGCATCCTTTCCTTCCAAATTCGACAGTTTAAGCGCCTGTATGAGCACATCAAGAATGACAA GTATCTGGTTGGCCAAAGGCTTGTCAACTATGAAAGGAAAGCAGGAAGAGCAAGCTCAGTCCCCCCCTCCAACCCTATCATAGAATAG
- the slc51a gene encoding organic solute transporter subunit alpha, which yields MNESIIPTMDPRCKGKPPLAMDIILQLDLFGIILYSVLTFMAATSMLLFIEECVYIYKKVPAHKKSTIIWVNGAAPVIATMSCLGMWIPRATMFTDMTSACYFAIVVFKFLIMMIEEVGGDEAFLRRATKHKLRISTGPCCCCCPCLPFVAITRRSLFLLKLGSFQFAVLKVAFTVLSIVLWTNGTFDLADLSISGSAIWINPFVGILTIIALWPVAITFMHLRITLRTLKIIPKYAMYQLVLILSQLQSAIINILALNGTIACAPPFSSAARGYMMSQQLLILEMFIITLVTRLLYRRLYDPLPEEEEEECDDNENTKMVTLQKAA from the exons ATGAACGAATCCATCATCCCCACAATGGACCCTCGGTGCAAGGGAAAGCCTCCCCTGGCTATGGACATCATCCTCC AGTTGGACCTCTTTGGCATCATCTTATATTCTGTCCTCACCTTCATGGCAGCCACGTCCATGTTGCTATTCATTGAGGagtgtgtttatatttataaaaaagtGCCAGCCCATAAAAAGAGCACTATCATATGGGTGAACGGTGCAGCACCG gtaATCGCCACCATGTCCTGTTTGGGAATGTGGATCCCCCGAGCCACCATGTTTACCGATATGACGTCAGCTTG CTACTTTGCCATCGTGGTGTTCAAGTTCCTCATCATGATGATAGAGGAGGTGGGCGGTGACGAGGCGTTCCTGCGGCGGGCGACGAAACATAAATTGAGGATCAGCACGGGgccgtgctgctgctgttgtccTTGCTTGCCGTTCGTAGCCATCACGCG GCGTTCTCTTTTCCTTCTCAAACTTGGTTCCTTCCAGTTTGCTGTGCTCAAAGTCGCCTTTACTGTCCTCTCCATTGTCCTGTGGACCAACGGAACCTTTGACTTGGCGGAT CTGAGCATCAGCGGCTCTGCAATCTGGATCAACCCCTTTGTGGGCATCTTGACAATCATCGCCCTGTGGCCTGTGGCCATCACGTTCATGCACCTCAGGATCACTTTACGCACCCTAAAGATCATCCCCAAGTACGCCATGTACCAG CTCGTGCTGATCCTTAGCCAGCTTCAGTCTGCCATCATCAACATCTTGGCTTTGAACGGAACCATCGCCTGCGCACCGCCATTCTCTTCCGCCGCCAGAGGATACA TGATGAGTCAGCAACTGCTGATCCTGGAGATGTTTATCATCACGCTGGTAACACGTCTGCTGTATCGGCGCCTCTATGACCCGCTgcccgaggaggaggaggaggagtgcgATGACAATGAGAACACCAAAATGGTTACTTTGCAGAAAGCTGCGTGA
- the LOC119139581 gene encoding palmitoyltransferase ZDHHC20-like isoform X2, whose protein sequence is MAPMHVLRCCQRGLAWIPVIFIALVVCWSYYAYVVELCIFTITSIGKQVVYLIIFHLSFIMFVWSYWKTIFTKPANPSKEFCLAKAEKERYEKEERPESQQEILCRAAASLPLYTRTGAGAIRYCDRCQVIKPDRCHHCSACDMCVLKMDHHCPWVNNCVGFSNYKFFILFLAYSLLYCLFIAATVLQYFIKFWTNDLQETHSHAKFHVLFLFFVAAMFCISILSLFSYHLWLVGKNRSTIEAFRAPVFRTGSDKNGFSLGFRKNIAQVFGDRKKYWLLPVFTSLGDGLTFPTRLVNADIEQPTAVSHPEPNKSEVIVSPLSESHNRLLNNEQHTNSTVQHVASNPIKSASNDTIAISMESES, encoded by the exons ATGGCGCCCATGCACGTACTGAGATGCTGTCAACGGGGATTAGCATGGATACCTGTGATTTTCATCGCTTTGGTCGTCTGCTGGTCCTATTATGCCTACGTGGTGGAGCTTTGCATAT TCACCATCACTAGTATAGGAAAGCAgg TTGTATACCTCATCATCTTCCATTTGTCCTTCATCATGTTTGTGTGGTCATACTGGAAGACCATCTTCACAAAGCCTGCCAACCCTTCCAAAGAG TTCTGCTTGGCCAAGGCGGAGAAGGAGCGCTACGAGAAGGAAGAGCGGCCAGAATCCCAGCAGGAGATTCTGTGTCGAGCCGCTGCCAGTTTGCCACTTTATACCCGCACCGGAGCAGGAG CAATTCGTTACTGCGACCGCTGTCAAGTTATCAAGCCCGACCGTTGTCACCACTGCTCCGCGTGCGACAT GTGTGTGCTAAAGATGGACCACCATTGTCCCTG GGTGAACAACTGTGTGGGCTTCTCCAATTACAAGTTCTTCATCCTCTTCTTGGCCTACTCGCTTCTTTACTGCTTGTTCATCGCAGCCACCGTGCTGCAGTATTTCATCAAGTTCTGGACC AATGACCTGCAGGAAACTCACTCACACGCCAAATTCCATGtcttgtttctcttttttgtgGCGGCCATGTTCTGCATCAGTATTCTCTCCCTCTTCAGCTACCACCTGTGGCTCGTCGGAAAGAACCGCTCCACCATCG AGGCGTTCAGAGCGCCCGTCTTTAGGACTGGGTCCGACAAGAACGGCTTTTCGTTGGGGTTCCGGAAAAATATAGCTCAGGTGTTTGGAGACCGGAAGAAATACTGGCTACTACCAGTCTTCACCAG TTTAGGAGACGGTCTGACGTTCCCCACTCGGCTCGTCAACGCCGACATCGAGCAGCCGACAGCCGTCTCGCACCCGGAGCCTAATAAAAG TGAAGTGATCGTGAGCCCACTCAGCGAGTCGCACAACCGCCTCCTGAACAATGAGCAGCACACTAACAGCACGGTACAACACGTGGCGAGTAATCCCATCAAGTCAG CCTCAAATGACACCATCGCCATCTCCATGGAGAGTGAGTCCTAA
- the pdk3a gene encoding pyruvate dehydrogenase (acetyl-transferring) kinase isozyme 3, mitochondrial, giving the protein MRLLMSLLKNTNPKVEYYSRFSPSPLSIKQFLDFGRENACEKTSYMFLRKELPVRLANTMREVNLLPDKLLSQPSIRLVQKWYMQSFVELLDYENRKPENPHALNDFLELLIEIRNRHNDVIPTMAQGVVEYKEKFGFDPFISSNIQYFLDRFYTNRISFRMLINQHTLLFGNDTNPAHPKHIGSIDPTCCVAEVVSDAYDTAKMLCEKYYSAAPELHIEEFNMKSPKRSIQVVYVPSHLFHMLFELFKNSMRATVELHENSTKGLPPVKAKVTLGKEDLSIKISDRGGGVPLRKIDRLFHYMYSTAPTPSLEPGAVPLAGFGYGLPISRLYARYFQGDLKLYSMEGVGTDAVIYLKALSSESFERLPVFNKSAWRHYTTSPEADDWSNPSKEPRDASKSKYKTNR; this is encoded by the exons ATGAGGTTGTTGATGTCTCTACTGAAGAACACCAATCCCAAAGTGGAATATTACTCCAGGTTCTCACCGTCTCCGCTCTCCATCAAACAGTTTTTGGATTTCG GCAGGGAGAATGCATGTGAGAAAACATCATACATGTTCCTGCGTAAGGAGCTGCCGGTGCGTCTGGCCAACACCATGCGAGAGGTCAACCTGCTGCCCGATAAGCTACTCAGCCAGCCGTCCATCCGTCTGGTCCAAAAATG gtACATGCAAAGCTTCGTGGAGCTGCTGGATTATGAGAACCGGAAGCCTGAGAATCCTCATGCGCTGAACGA CTTCCTGGAGCTTTTGATCGAGATCCGGAACCGTCACAACGATGTGATTCCGACCATGGCGCAAGGCGTTGTCGAGTACAAGGAAAAGTTTGGCTTCGACCCCttcatcagcagcaacatccAATATTTCCTCGATCGCTTCTACACCAATCGCATCTCCTTCCGCATGCTCATCAATCAGCATA CGCTCCTGTTCGGTAACGACACCAACCCGGCTCATCCCAAACACATCGGCAGTATTGATCCCACCTGCTGCGTGGCTGAAGTTGTCAGTG ATGCTTATGACACTGCCAAAATGCTTTGTGAGAAGTACTACTCGGCTGCTCCTGAGCTCCACATTGAAGAGTTTAACA TGAAGAGCCCCAAAAGGTCCATCCAGGTGGTCTATGTTCCCTCTCATCTATTCCACATGCTGTTTGAACTCTTCAAG AACTCAATGAGAGCCACAGTGGAGCTTCATGAGAACAGCACAAAGGGATTACCCCCAGTGAAAGCAAAAGTCACTCTTGGTAAAGAGGATCTGTCCATAAAG ATCAGTGACAGAGGTGGAGGAGTTCCTCTCAGGAAGATCGACCGCCTTTTCCACTACATGTACTCCACCGCCCCGACGCCCAGCCTGGAGCCAGGCGCCGTCCCGCTg GCCGGTTTTGGCTACGGTTTACCCATTTCTAGGCTCTACGCCCGATACTTCCAAGGTGATCTGAAGCTCTACTCTATGGAGGGTGTGGGCACGGATGCTGTCATCTATTTGAAG GCTCTGTCGAGCGAGTCCTTTGAGCGTCTTCCCGTCTTCAACAAGTCAGCGTGGCGACATTACACCACCAGCCCCGAAGCGGACGACTGGAGCAACCCCAGCAAGGAACCGCGCGATGCCAGCAAGTCCAAATACAAAACCAACAGATAA